One Longimicrobium sp. genomic window, ACCTGCGCTTCGAGCTGTACGTGAACAAGGGCCGGGGCTACGTGCCGGCCGAGGCCCACCCCATTCCGCGCGGCATGCCGGCGGACCTGGTGCGGGTGGACGCCATCTACAACCCGGTGACCCGCGCCAACTTCGTGGTCGAGGAGACGCGCGTGGGCCAGCGCACCGACTTCGACCGGCTGGTGCTGGAAGTGGAGACCAACGGCGCCATCGACGTGCCGTCGGCGGTGCAGTACTCCGCCCGGCTGGCCATCGAGCACCTGGCCTTCCTGGCCGGCGGCTCGCCCGAGTGGCGCGCCGACCGCACCTGGGGCGACACCGGCGGCGCCGGGTTCGCCGTTCCGGCGGGGCGCGCGCCCATTCCGCCGCGCCTGCAGGAGCTGCTGAACCGTCCCATCGAGGACCTGGCGGAGCTTTCCGTCCGCAGCCGCAACTCGCTGCAGAAGGAGAACATCCACTCGGTTCGCGACCTGGTGCAGCGGACCGAGCAGCAGATGCTGTCGATCGACAACTTCGGCAAGAAGTCGCTGCAGGAGATCAGCGACTTCCTGGCGGGCCACGGCCTGCGCTTCGGCAGCTCGCTGGAGCAGGACGACGCGGGGACGCTCTGGTGGGTGGTTCGCGACGAGGCCAACGACAACGAGCAGATCGGGGGCGCCGACGCCGGCCCCGCCGGGGAGCTGTAGAGGAAGATGAGACACGGAAAGAAGGGCCGCGCGCTCGGCCGCACGACGGAGCACAAGGAGGCGCTGCTTCGGAACATGGCGATGAGCCTGTTCCGTCACGGCCGCATCGAGACGACCACCGCCAAGGCCAAGGAGCTTCGTC contains:
- a CDS encoding DNA-directed RNA polymerase subunit alpha, whose protein sequence is MELDITGLQMPNTPEQPRVGQIVLRPLERGFGHTLGNTIRRILLSSLRGSAVWAFRADGVLHEHQTVPGVVEDVHEIIRNLKSLVLRMDEGADEAVLELRANKAGRVTARNITGHPSVDVINLDHHILELQDDRDLRFELYVNKGRGYVPAEAHPIPRGMPADLVRVDAIYNPVTRANFVVEETRVGQRTDFDRLVLEVETNGAIDVPSAVQYSARLAIEHLAFLAGGSPEWRADRTWGDTGGAGFAVPAGRAPIPPRLQELLNRPIEDLAELSVRSRNSLQKENIHSVRDLVQRTEQQMLSIDNFGKKSLQEISDFLAGHGLRFGSSLEQDDAGTLWWVVRDEANDNEQIGGADAGPAGEL